A window from Citrus sinensis cultivar Valencia sweet orange chromosome 5, DVS_A1.0, whole genome shotgun sequence encodes these proteins:
- the LOC102619080 gene encoding long chain acyl-CoA synthetase 7, peroxisomal isoform X1, with amino-acid sequence MEGSSAQRRFKAVQRHLTSTNTDRCSQLDYNYTTGCFVQSQGYSVRLPEKLQTGKWNVYRSARSPLKLVDRFPDHPEIGTLHDNFIYAVENYPDYKYLGTRVRVDGTVGGYKWMTYGEVSAARKEIGSGLLFHGLQKGVCIGLYLINRPEWLIVDHACSAYSYISVPLYDTLGPDAVKYVVNHAEIEAIFCIPQTLNMLLSFISEIPSVHLIVVVGGKDEHLPSLPSTSGVKLISYLQLQSQGCSSPQPFCPPKPEDIATICYTSGTTGTPKGAVLTHGNLISNVAGFSLMVQFYPSDIYMSYLPLAHIYERANQIVSVYYGVAVGFYQGDNLKLMDDLAVLKPTIFPSVPRLYNRIYAGITNAVKASGTLREKLFTAAYNSKKQAIVSGQTPSKMWDRLVFNKIRERLGGRVRFMGSGASPLSPDVMDFLKVCFGCQVMEGYGMTETSCIISAIDKGDNLSGHVGSPNPACEIKLVDVPEMNYTSEDQPHPRGEICVRGPIVFQGYYKNEVQTREVIDGDGWLHTGDIGLWLPGGRLKIIDRKKNIFKLAQGEYVAPEKIENVYAKCKFVLQCFIYGDSFNSCLVAIVAVDPDVLKDWAASQGIKFEDLEQLCNDPRARAAVLAEMNAVGKEGQLRGFEYAKAVTLMPEPFSVENGLLTPTFKIKRPQAKERFAKAISNMYAELATSDQIPQKTSNL; translated from the exons ATGGAAGGCTCTTCTGCTCAGCGGAGGTTCAAAGCCGTCCAGCGCCACCTCACCAGCACAAATACTGATCGCTGCTCTCAGCTTGATTACAATTACACTACTGGATGCTTCGTTCAAA GTCAAGGTTACAGTGTGAGACTACCAGAGAAATTGCAAACAGGAAAATGGAATGTGTacag ATCTGCGCGTTCACCTTTGAAACTTGTAGATAGATTTCCTGATCATCCTGAAATCGGGACATTGCACGATAACTTTAT ATATGCTGTTGAAAATTATCCAGATTACAAGTACTTGGGTACACGAGTTAGAGTTGATGGCACAGTTGGAGG GTACAAATGGATGACGTATGGAGAAGTAAGTGCTGCTAGGAAAGAAATAGGATCTGGCCTTCTGTTTCATGGCTTACAAAAG GGAGTTTGCATTGgactttatttaataaacagaCCGGAGTGGCTGATTGTGGATCATGCTTGCTCTGCATATTCTTATATATCAGTTCCTTTATATGATACTCTTG GTCCAGACGCTGTTAAGTATGTTGTAAATCATGCTGAGATAGAGGCAATTTTTTGCATCCCGCAAACTCTGAACATG TTATTGAGCTTCATTTCTGAGATTCCATCTGTGCATCTTATAGTG GTAGTGGGAGGGAAAGATGAACATTTACCTTCACTTCCTTCAACATCCGGTGTTAAGCTTATATCATATCTACAGCTGCAAAGTCAG GGCTGCAGTAGTCCTCAGCCTTTTTGCCCTCCAAAGCCTGAGGATATTGCAACCATATGCTACACCAGTGGTACCACCGGAACACCGAAG GGAGCTGTATTGACACATGGGAacttaatttcaaatgttGCTGGTTTCAGTCTTATGGTCCAATTTTATCCCTCAGACAT CTACATGTCCTACCTTCCTTTGGCACACATCTATGAAAGAGCTAACCAAATCGTATCAGTGTACTACGGTGTTGCAGTTGGTTTCTACCAAGGG GACAATCTGAAGTTGATGGATGATTTGGCTGTCCTAAAACCAACAATATTTCCCAGTGTTCCTCGGTTGTATAATCGAATATATGCTGG GATCACAAATGCAGTAAAGGCTTCAGGGACTCTAAGGGAGAAGCTTTTCACAGCTGCATACAATTCCAAGAAGCAAGCTATAGTTAGTG GCCAAACTCCATCAAAGATGTGGGACAGATTAGTATTTAATAAGATAAGGGAAAGGCTTGGAGGACGGGTTCGTTTTATGGGATCAGGTGCTTCACCTTTGTCTCCAGATGTAATGGACTTCTTGAAGGT GTGCTTTGGTTGTCAAGTAATGGAAGGATATGGTATGACTGAGACTTCTTGTATCATTAGCGCTATAGACAAGGGTGATAACTTATCTGGTCATGTTGGATCTCCTAACCCTGCTTGTG aAATTAAACTTGTGGATGTTCCTGAAATGAATTATACCTCTGAGGATCAGCCGCATCCCCGTGGCGAAATCTGTGTCAGGGGTCCCATTGTTTTCCAAGGGTACTACAAAAATGAAGTTCAAAC GAGAGAAGTGATTGATGGCGATGGTTGGCTGCATACAGGAGATATTGGTTTGTGGTTACCCGGTGGCCGACTTAAGATTATAGATAG aaaaaaaaacatttttaagtTGGCGCAAGGAGAGTATGTAGCACCTGAGAAGATTgagaatgtttatgcaaagtGCAAGTTTGTTTTGCAGTGCTTTATATATG GTGATAGCTTCAACTCTTGTTTAGTAGCTATTGTTGCAGTGGATCCtgatgttttaaaagattgGGCTGCATCTCAAGGGATCAAG TTTGAGGATTTAGAGCAGTTATGCAATGATCCGAGGGCAAGAGCTGCTGTTCTTGCTGAGATGAATGCAGTTGGAAAGGAAGGCCAG TTGAGAGGTTTCGAATATGCAAAAGCTGTGACTCTGATGCCTGAACCGTTCTCAGTAGAGAATGGCCTTCTCACTCCAACCTTCAAG ATCAAGAGACCTCAAGCAAAGGAACGCTTTGCAAAAGCAATATCAAACATGTATGCTGAGCTTGCAACTTCAGATCAAATTCCACAGAAGACGTCTAATCtataa
- the LOC102620249 gene encoding protein AUXIN RESPONSE 4 — MAIITDEPEQEPQQQNQRHQEEQPKQKQISQTKEPKQHTNPFLFWCYLVLFVSLITLLFISFTPQDNNPRSWFLSLDSALRHHYSNGRIIKVQTSPKRSPIELFTFQKGVDSTESVFIIHGLGLSSFAFREMINSLRSKKVNVIAVDLPGNGFSDRSTMEFEERSDGAFQRFKDVYGLIQEKGFFWAFDQIVETGQIPYEEIMKARVLERKSVKIIELGSNEVGRVLGQVIDTFNLAPVHLVLHDSALSMSANWVAENPGLVKSLTLLDTGIKPALPLFALNLLLIRDFVLGSSFGYQWLIRFCCMKKVGSFDVEGNRVLLKGRDRCRAVSEMGRKLNNSFDMAEWGSSEGIKGIPMQILWSSVWSKEWSEEGSQVADALPQAKFVGHSGGRWPQVDSADELAKHIADFVSSLPKTVRQVEEEPIPEHIQKMFDEASSSGHNHDHHHSHSGHDNHEGHAHAAGYMDAYGLGHTWGQ, encoded by the exons ATGGCGATCATAACTGACGAGCCAGAGCAAGAACCACAACAACAAAATCAGCGGCATCAAGAGGAGCAaccaaagcaaaaacaaatttcACAAACAAAAGAACCCAAACAACACACAaacccatttttattttggtgctatttagttctttttgtttcacttATAACTCTTctcttcatttcattcactCCTCAAGACAACAATCCCAGGTCTTGGTTTCTCAGCTTAGACAGTGCTCTTCGCCATCACTACTCTAACGGCCGCATTATCAAAGTCCAAACGAGCCCTAAACGATCCCCCATCGAGCTTTTCACTTTCCAAAAAGGTGTCGATTCGACTGAGAGTGTGTTTATCATTCATGGCTTGGGTTTAAGTTCGTTTGCATTTCGTGAAATGATCAATTCTCTGAGGTCTAAAAAGGTTAATGTTATAGCCGTTGATTTGCCCGGAAATGGGTTTTCTGATAGATCAACGATGGAGTTTGAAGAGAGATCAGATGGGGCCTTTCAGAGGTTTAAGGATGTTTATGGGTTGATTCAAGAAAAGGGTTTTTTTTGGGCGTTTGATCAGATTGTTGAGACTGGGCAAATTCCTTACGAGGAGATAATGAAAGCTAGGGTTTTGGAGAGGAAGAgtgttaaaattattgaattggGAAGTAATGAGGTTGGTAGGGTTTTAGGGCAAGTTATAGATACTTTTAATTTAGCTCCTGTGCATTTAGTTTTACATGATTCAGCTTTGTCAATGAGTGCTAATTGGGTTGCTGAAAATCCTGGTTTAGTAAAAAGTCTAACACTTCTAGATACTGGAATTAAGCCTGCTTTGCCTCTTTTTGCATTGAATTTGCTGTTGATTAGGGATTTTGTTTTAGGATCTTCGTTTGGATATCAGTGGTTGATTAGGTTTTGTTGTATGAAGAAGGTTGGCAGTTTTGATGTTGAGGGTAATAGAGTGCTTTTGAAGGGAAGAGATCGGTGTAGAGCTGTTTCAGAAATGGGGAGGAAGCTGAATAACAGCTTTGATATGGCAGAATGGGGCAGTTCGGAGGGGATAAAAGGAATACCGATGCAAATACTTTGGTCTAGTGTTTGGTCTAAGGAATGGAGTGAGGAAGGAAGTCAAGTTGCGGATGCACTTCCGCAGGCGAAATTTGTGGGACATTCAGGAGGACGTTGGCCTCAG GTAGACTCTGCTGATGAACTAGCTAAGCACATTGctgattttgtttcttctttacCAAAAACTGTTAGACAAGTCGAGGAAGAGCCCATACCCGAGCATATACAGAAGATGTTTGATGAAGCTAGTAGCAGTGGCCATAATCACGACCATCATCATAGTCACAGTGGCCATGACAACCATGAAGGTCATGCTCATGCGGCAGGCTATATGGATGCTTACGGGCTTGGCCATACATGGGGTCAATGA
- the LOC102619080 gene encoding long chain acyl-CoA synthetase 7, peroxisomal isoform X3, whose translation MTYGEVSAARKEIGSGLLFHGLQKGVCIGLYLINRPEWLIVDHACSAYSYISVPLYDTLGPDAVKYVVNHAEIEAIFCIPQTLNMLLSFISEIPSVHLIVVVGGKDEHLPSLPSTSGVKLISYLQLQSQGCSSPQPFCPPKPEDIATICYTSGTTGTPKGAVLTHGNLISNVAGFSLMVQFYPSDIYMSYLPLAHIYERANQIVSVYYGVAVGFYQGDNLKLMDDLAVLKPTIFPSVPRLYNRIYAGITNAVKASGTLREKLFTAAYNSKKQAIVSGQTPSKMWDRLVFNKIRERLGGRVRFMGSGASPLSPDVMDFLKVCFGCQVMEGYGMTETSCIISAIDKGDNLSGHVGSPNPACEIKLVDVPEMNYTSEDQPHPRGEICVRGPIVFQGYYKNEVQTREVIDGDGWLHTGDIGLWLPGGRLKIIDRKKNIFKLAQGEYVAPEKIENVYAKCKFVLQCFIYGDSFNSCLVAIVAVDPDVLKDWAASQGIKFEDLEQLCNDPRARAAVLAEMNAVGKEGQLRGFEYAKAVTLMPEPFSVENGLLTPTFKIKRPQAKERFAKAISNMYAELATSDQIPQKTSNL comes from the exons ATGACGTATGGAGAAGTAAGTGCTGCTAGGAAAGAAATAGGATCTGGCCTTCTGTTTCATGGCTTACAAAAG GGAGTTTGCATTGgactttatttaataaacagaCCGGAGTGGCTGATTGTGGATCATGCTTGCTCTGCATATTCTTATATATCAGTTCCTTTATATGATACTCTTG GTCCAGACGCTGTTAAGTATGTTGTAAATCATGCTGAGATAGAGGCAATTTTTTGCATCCCGCAAACTCTGAACATG TTATTGAGCTTCATTTCTGAGATTCCATCTGTGCATCTTATAGTG GTAGTGGGAGGGAAAGATGAACATTTACCTTCACTTCCTTCAACATCCGGTGTTAAGCTTATATCATATCTACAGCTGCAAAGTCAG GGCTGCAGTAGTCCTCAGCCTTTTTGCCCTCCAAAGCCTGAGGATATTGCAACCATATGCTACACCAGTGGTACCACCGGAACACCGAAG GGAGCTGTATTGACACATGGGAacttaatttcaaatgttGCTGGTTTCAGTCTTATGGTCCAATTTTATCCCTCAGACAT CTACATGTCCTACCTTCCTTTGGCACACATCTATGAAAGAGCTAACCAAATCGTATCAGTGTACTACGGTGTTGCAGTTGGTTTCTACCAAGGG GACAATCTGAAGTTGATGGATGATTTGGCTGTCCTAAAACCAACAATATTTCCCAGTGTTCCTCGGTTGTATAATCGAATATATGCTGG GATCACAAATGCAGTAAAGGCTTCAGGGACTCTAAGGGAGAAGCTTTTCACAGCTGCATACAATTCCAAGAAGCAAGCTATAGTTAGTG GCCAAACTCCATCAAAGATGTGGGACAGATTAGTATTTAATAAGATAAGGGAAAGGCTTGGAGGACGGGTTCGTTTTATGGGATCAGGTGCTTCACCTTTGTCTCCAGATGTAATGGACTTCTTGAAGGT GTGCTTTGGTTGTCAAGTAATGGAAGGATATGGTATGACTGAGACTTCTTGTATCATTAGCGCTATAGACAAGGGTGATAACTTATCTGGTCATGTTGGATCTCCTAACCCTGCTTGTG aAATTAAACTTGTGGATGTTCCTGAAATGAATTATACCTCTGAGGATCAGCCGCATCCCCGTGGCGAAATCTGTGTCAGGGGTCCCATTGTTTTCCAAGGGTACTACAAAAATGAAGTTCAAAC GAGAGAAGTGATTGATGGCGATGGTTGGCTGCATACAGGAGATATTGGTTTGTGGTTACCCGGTGGCCGACTTAAGATTATAGATAG aaaaaaaaacatttttaagtTGGCGCAAGGAGAGTATGTAGCACCTGAGAAGATTgagaatgtttatgcaaagtGCAAGTTTGTTTTGCAGTGCTTTATATATG GTGATAGCTTCAACTCTTGTTTAGTAGCTATTGTTGCAGTGGATCCtgatgttttaaaagattgGGCTGCATCTCAAGGGATCAAG TTTGAGGATTTAGAGCAGTTATGCAATGATCCGAGGGCAAGAGCTGCTGTTCTTGCTGAGATGAATGCAGTTGGAAAGGAAGGCCAG TTGAGAGGTTTCGAATATGCAAAAGCTGTGACTCTGATGCCTGAACCGTTCTCAGTAGAGAATGGCCTTCTCACTCCAACCTTCAAG ATCAAGAGACCTCAAGCAAAGGAACGCTTTGCAAAAGCAATATCAAACATGTATGCTGAGCTTGCAACTTCAGATCAAATTCCACAGAAGACGTCTAATCtataa
- the LOC102620797 gene encoding F-box protein At1g55000, producing MGCCGEQNDAEEELQNHLLSSSSSSASSFTDPSTVISPMNSHFSALACPDTLRLILSNLSVTDLARASCVCRAWSSVASDNNMIVLAFMAPWKLKEVVGMPLNGSFWRDNGIGKFAISHRLARGDTVASLAVKYSVQVMDIKRLNNMMSDHGIYSRERLLIPISSPELLIDGTCYIEFDTYAKREAAVLYLQGAPEKKPSCLLNRVTSVHGRRRIINSLRRSMQVDDETAQYYLSISNGNPRAALSEFSADLEWERQGALA from the exons ATGGGCTGCTGCGGCGAACAAAACGACGCCGAAGAAGAGCTCCAAAACCATCTCCTGTCGTCCTCCTCATCCTCAGCCTCAAGCTTCACCGACCCATCAACCGTAATCTCTCCAATGAACTCCCACTTCAGcgccctcgcctgccccgataCGCTGCGTTTAATCCTGTCAAATCTCAGCGTCACGGACCTCGCACGCGCCAGCTGCGTCTGCAGAGCGTGGAGCTCCGTCGCGTCGGATAACAACATGATCGTCCTCGCATTCATGGCTCCATGGAAGCTTAAAGAAGTTGTGGGAATGCCCTTGAATGGATCATTCTGGAGAGATAATGGGATTGGAAAGTTCGCCATTTCGCATCGTTTAGCGCGTGGAGATACGGTCGCTAGCCTCGCCGTTAAGTACTCCGTTCAG GTTATGGACATTAAACGGTTAAATAATATGATGAGTGATCATGGCATATATTCGAGGGAGAGGTTATTGATCCCTATAAGCAGTCCAGAACTTCTTATAGATGGAACATGCTACATAGAGTTTGACACCTATGCGAAAAGGGAAGCAGCAGTGCTGTATCTGCAAGGTGCACCTGAGAAAAAGCCTAGTTGTTTGCTGAACAGGGTGACCTCTGTTCATGGCAGGAGAAGGATAATCAACTCCTTGAGGAGAAGCATGCAAGTTGACGATGAAACTGCTCAATATTACTTGTCTATTTCCAATGGTAACCCGCGGGCTGCTCTCTCTGAATTCTCCGCTGACCTTGAATGGGAAAGGCAGGGTGCCTTGGCTTGA
- the LOC102618596 gene encoding aminopeptidase P2 — MYSLPSQAMRPLSLSPCLTRSSYLRFRILSSLSLPPIFHNSQTRLSFSKNYTRPHLFIRNCTSITAKPSSEFNRNRTQDAPDEKLRALRELFSRPGVNIDAYIIPSQDAHQSEFIAECYMRRAYISGFTGSAGTAVVTKDKAALWTDGRYFLQAEKQLSSSWILMRSGNHGVPTTFEWLNDVLAPGGRVGIDPFLFSSDAAEELKEAIAKKNHELVYLYDLNLVDVIWMESRPKPPNKPIRVHALKYAGLDVASKLSSLRSDLVDAGSSAIVISMLDEIAWLLNLRGSDVPHSPVMYAYLIVEIDRVKLFVDDSKVTPDVMDHLKNAGVELRPYNSILSEIKSLAAQGAQLWLDPSSVNAAIMNTYEIAIEKYLTSNNNKKSKTKMHTDTTGQCGGPAGVFRTSPIAFSKAVKNSAELEGMLNSHLRDAAALAQFWVWLEEEIHNGAKLTEVDVADKLLEFRSKQSGFLDTSFDTISGSGANGAIIHYKPEPGKCSVVDSKKLFLLDSGAQYVDGTTDITRTVHFGEPTAREKECFTRVLQGHIALDQAIFPQSTPGFVLDAFARSSLWKIGLDYRHGTGHGVGAALNVHEGPQSISFRYGNMTPLVEGMIVSNEPGYYEDHAFGIRIENLLYVKEVGTPNRFGGVSYLGFEKLTFVPIQTKLVDLSLLSAAEIDWLNNYHSQVWEKVSPLLDGFARQWLWNNTRPVAKD; from the exons ATGTACTCACTACCATCACAAGCAATGcgccctctctctctctcaccaTGCCTCACCAGATCATCTTACCTTCGTTTCCGCATCCTgtcctctctttctcttcctccTATTTTCCATAATTCCCAAACCCGCCTctcattttctaaaaattacacAAGGCCCCATCTTTTTATCAGAAATTGCACTTCCATCACCGCCAAGCCATCTTCGGAGTTCAACAGGAACCGGACCCAGGATGCTCCGGACGAGAAGCTCCGTGCTCTTCGGGAGCTGTTTTCGAGGCCGGGTGTTAATATTGACGCGTATATCATACCTTCTCAGGATGCTCATCAG AGTGAATTCATTGCGGAATGTTATATGAGGAGGGCGTATATATCTGGATTTACGGGCAGTGCTGGCACTGCTGTTGTTACAAAAGATAAAGCAGCTCTTTGGACAGATGGTCGTTATTTTCTTCAG GCTGAGAAGCAGTTGAGCTCTAGCTGGATTCTCATGCGGAGTGGCAATCATGGAGTCCCTACAACTTTTGAATGGTTAAATGATGTTTTGGCACCAGGAGGCAGAGTTGGCATTGATCCC tttcttttctcttctgatGCTGCAGAGGAATTAAAGGAGGCTATAGCTAAGAAGAATCATGAGTTAGTATACTTGTATGATCTAAATCTTGTGGATGTTATATGGATGGAATCAAGGCCGAAGCCTCCAAATAAACCAATTAGAGTACATGCCCTGAAATATGCCGGGCTTGATGTGGCATCAAAACTATCTTCCTTGAGGTCGGATCTTGTTGATGCGGGTTCATCTGCAATTGTGATATCTATGCTTGATGAAATTGCCTGGCTGCTGAATTTG AGAGGAAGTGATGTTCCACACTCGCCTGTTATGTATGCGTACTTAATCGTGGAAATTGATagagtaaaattatttgtggaTGATTCTAAAGTTACTCCAGATGTGATGGATCACTTGAAGAATGCTGGTGTGGAGTTGAGGCCATACAATTCCATCCTTTCTGAAATAAAAAG tTTGGCAGCTCAAGGAGCTCAACTTTGGCTGGACCCTTCCTCTGTTAATGCTGCTATTATGAACACCTATGAGATTGCCATTGAGAAGTATCTCacaagtaataataataaaaaaagtaagacCAAGATGCATACTGACACCACTGGTCAGTGTGGAGGACCTGCTGGGGTTTTCAGGACATCCCCTATTGCCTTCTCGAAGGCAGTGAAAAATTCTGCTGAGCTAGAAGGAATGCTAAACTCTCATTTAAG GGATGCTGCTGCTTTAGCACAATTTTGGGTCTGGCTGGAAGAAGAAATTCATAATGGTGCAAAACTAACAGAAGTAGATGTTGCAGATAAACTTCTTGAATTCCGGTCAAAGCAGTCTGGTTTTCTAGATACCAGCTTTGATACCATAAGCG GCTCAGGTGCAAATGGTGCCATCATTCACTACAAACCAGAACCTGGGAAATGTAGTGTTGTAGATTCCAAAAAACTATTTCTATTAGACAGTGGAGCTCAATATGTTGATGGAACCACTGACATAACTAGGACTGTACACTTTGGTGAACCTACGGCTCGAGAAAAGGAATGCTTCACCCGAGTTCTACAG GGTCATATAGCTCTTGACCAAGCAATTTTCCCTCAAAGTACTCCTGGTTTTGTGTTGGATGCTTTTGCTCGTTCTTCCCTTTGGAAGATTGGACTTGATTATCGACACG GGACTGGCCATGGTGTAGGAGCGGCACTGAATGTTCACGAGGGCCCCCAAAGTATTAGCTTTAGATATGGGAATATGACTCCCCTAGTGGAAGGCATGATTGTTAGTAATGAACCTGGCTATTATGAAGACCATGCCTTTGGCATTCGGATTGAG AATCTCCTCTATGTCAAAGAAGTTGGCACACCAAATCGATTTGGGGGAGTTTCATATTTGGGATTTGAGAAACTCACATTTGTTCCCATTCAG ACAAAATTGGTTGACCTATCTTTGCTGTCTGCTGCTGAGATTGATTGGCTCAATAATTACCATTCACAAGTTTGGGAGAAG GTTTCACCATTGCTGGATGGCTTTGCTCGTCAATGGCTTTGGAACAACACACGACCGGTTGCCAAAGATTAA
- the LOC102619080 gene encoding long chain acyl-CoA synthetase 7, peroxisomal isoform X2 translates to MEGSSAQRRFKAVQRHLTSTNTDRCSQLDYNYTTGCFVQSQGYSVRLPEKLQTGKWNVYRSARSPLKLVDRFPDHPEIGTLHDNFIYAVENYPDYKYLGTRVRVDGTVGGYKWMTYGEVSAARKEIGSGLLFHGLQKGVCIGLYLINRPEWLIVDHACSAYSYISVPLYDTLGPDAVKYVVNHAEIEAIFCIPQTLNMVVGGKDEHLPSLPSTSGVKLISYLQLQSQGCSSPQPFCPPKPEDIATICYTSGTTGTPKGAVLTHGNLISNVAGFSLMVQFYPSDIYMSYLPLAHIYERANQIVSVYYGVAVGFYQGDNLKLMDDLAVLKPTIFPSVPRLYNRIYAGITNAVKASGTLREKLFTAAYNSKKQAIVSGQTPSKMWDRLVFNKIRERLGGRVRFMGSGASPLSPDVMDFLKVCFGCQVMEGYGMTETSCIISAIDKGDNLSGHVGSPNPACEIKLVDVPEMNYTSEDQPHPRGEICVRGPIVFQGYYKNEVQTREVIDGDGWLHTGDIGLWLPGGRLKIIDRKKNIFKLAQGEYVAPEKIENVYAKCKFVLQCFIYGDSFNSCLVAIVAVDPDVLKDWAASQGIKFEDLEQLCNDPRARAAVLAEMNAVGKEGQLRGFEYAKAVTLMPEPFSVENGLLTPTFKIKRPQAKERFAKAISNMYAELATSDQIPQKTSNL, encoded by the exons ATGGAAGGCTCTTCTGCTCAGCGGAGGTTCAAAGCCGTCCAGCGCCACCTCACCAGCACAAATACTGATCGCTGCTCTCAGCTTGATTACAATTACACTACTGGATGCTTCGTTCAAA GTCAAGGTTACAGTGTGAGACTACCAGAGAAATTGCAAACAGGAAAATGGAATGTGTacag ATCTGCGCGTTCACCTTTGAAACTTGTAGATAGATTTCCTGATCATCCTGAAATCGGGACATTGCACGATAACTTTAT ATATGCTGTTGAAAATTATCCAGATTACAAGTACTTGGGTACACGAGTTAGAGTTGATGGCACAGTTGGAGG GTACAAATGGATGACGTATGGAGAAGTAAGTGCTGCTAGGAAAGAAATAGGATCTGGCCTTCTGTTTCATGGCTTACAAAAG GGAGTTTGCATTGgactttatttaataaacagaCCGGAGTGGCTGATTGTGGATCATGCTTGCTCTGCATATTCTTATATATCAGTTCCTTTATATGATACTCTTG GTCCAGACGCTGTTAAGTATGTTGTAAATCATGCTGAGATAGAGGCAATTTTTTGCATCCCGCAAACTCTGAACATG GTAGTGGGAGGGAAAGATGAACATTTACCTTCACTTCCTTCAACATCCGGTGTTAAGCTTATATCATATCTACAGCTGCAAAGTCAG GGCTGCAGTAGTCCTCAGCCTTTTTGCCCTCCAAAGCCTGAGGATATTGCAACCATATGCTACACCAGTGGTACCACCGGAACACCGAAG GGAGCTGTATTGACACATGGGAacttaatttcaaatgttGCTGGTTTCAGTCTTATGGTCCAATTTTATCCCTCAGACAT CTACATGTCCTACCTTCCTTTGGCACACATCTATGAAAGAGCTAACCAAATCGTATCAGTGTACTACGGTGTTGCAGTTGGTTTCTACCAAGGG GACAATCTGAAGTTGATGGATGATTTGGCTGTCCTAAAACCAACAATATTTCCCAGTGTTCCTCGGTTGTATAATCGAATATATGCTGG GATCACAAATGCAGTAAAGGCTTCAGGGACTCTAAGGGAGAAGCTTTTCACAGCTGCATACAATTCCAAGAAGCAAGCTATAGTTAGTG GCCAAACTCCATCAAAGATGTGGGACAGATTAGTATTTAATAAGATAAGGGAAAGGCTTGGAGGACGGGTTCGTTTTATGGGATCAGGTGCTTCACCTTTGTCTCCAGATGTAATGGACTTCTTGAAGGT GTGCTTTGGTTGTCAAGTAATGGAAGGATATGGTATGACTGAGACTTCTTGTATCATTAGCGCTATAGACAAGGGTGATAACTTATCTGGTCATGTTGGATCTCCTAACCCTGCTTGTG aAATTAAACTTGTGGATGTTCCTGAAATGAATTATACCTCTGAGGATCAGCCGCATCCCCGTGGCGAAATCTGTGTCAGGGGTCCCATTGTTTTCCAAGGGTACTACAAAAATGAAGTTCAAAC GAGAGAAGTGATTGATGGCGATGGTTGGCTGCATACAGGAGATATTGGTTTGTGGTTACCCGGTGGCCGACTTAAGATTATAGATAG aaaaaaaaacatttttaagtTGGCGCAAGGAGAGTATGTAGCACCTGAGAAGATTgagaatgtttatgcaaagtGCAAGTTTGTTTTGCAGTGCTTTATATATG GTGATAGCTTCAACTCTTGTTTAGTAGCTATTGTTGCAGTGGATCCtgatgttttaaaagattgGGCTGCATCTCAAGGGATCAAG TTTGAGGATTTAGAGCAGTTATGCAATGATCCGAGGGCAAGAGCTGCTGTTCTTGCTGAGATGAATGCAGTTGGAAAGGAAGGCCAG TTGAGAGGTTTCGAATATGCAAAAGCTGTGACTCTGATGCCTGAACCGTTCTCAGTAGAGAATGGCCTTCTCACTCCAACCTTCAAG ATCAAGAGACCTCAAGCAAAGGAACGCTTTGCAAAAGCAATATCAAACATGTATGCTGAGCTTGCAACTTCAGATCAAATTCCACAGAAGACGTCTAATCtataa